One window of Amaranthus tricolor cultivar Red isolate AtriRed21 chromosome 11, ASM2621246v1, whole genome shotgun sequence genomic DNA carries:
- the LOC130827546 gene encoding chitinase 2-like, giving the protein MAITKPTHTLILLQIFLFITISMAQNSNLFREYIGAEFLNVKFPDVPINPNVQFDFILSFAIDYTNSTSSPTPTNGKFNIFWDSKNLSPSQVSSLKHKHPNVRVGLSIGGDSIFGNPAYFQPISIDSWVKNAVSSLAHLIKSNHLDGIDIDYEHFKGDPNIFAECIGRLILTLKTNGLIKFASIAPYDDEQVQIHYIALWKKYGHVIDYVNFQFYTYDNSTSLLQFIAYFEKQRENYKGGKILTSFISDGSKGLPPGNGFFPACKILKERNQLFGIFVWCADESKSLGFRYEKEAQELLAAH; this is encoded by the coding sequence ATGGCTATCACTAAACCAACCCATACACTCATTCTTCTACAAATCTTCCTCTTCATCACCATCTCCATGGCACAAAACTCAAACCTCTTTAGAGAATACATAGGAGCAGAGTTCTTAAATGTAAAATTTCCTGATGTACCCATCAACCCAAATGTTCAATTTGATTTCATTCTTTCCTTTGCAATTGACTACACAAATTCAACTTCTTCCCCAACACCCACAAATGGAAAATTCAACATCTTTTGGGACTCTAAAAACCTCTCACCTTCCCAAGTTTCTAGCCttaaacataaacacccaaatGTAAGAGTAGGACTAAGCATAGGAGGTGATAGTATATTCGGAAACCCGGCTTATTTTCAGCCTATTTCAATAGATTCATGGGTCAAAAATGCGGTTTCATCATTAGCCCAtttgatcaaatcaaatcaTCTTGATGGTATTGACATAGATTATGAGCATTTTAAGGGTGATCCAAATATTTTTGCTGAGTGTATAGGAAGGTTAATATTGACTCTTAAGACAAATGGGTTGATAAAATTTGCATCAATTGCTCCatatgatgatgaacaagtTCAAATTCATTATATTGCTTTGTGGAAGAAATATGGGCATGTTATAGATTAtgttaattttcaattttatactTATGATAATAGTACAAGTCTTCTTCAATTTATTGCTTATTTTGAGAAACAAAGGGAAAATTATAAAGGGGGTAAGATTTTGACTAGTTTTATTAGTGATGGAAGTAAAGGATTGCCTCCAGGAAATGGGTTTTTTCCTGCTTGTAAGATTCTTAAGGAAAGGAACCAACTTTTTGGGATCTTTGTTTGGTGTGCTGATGAGTCTAAGAGTTTAGGGTTTAGATATGAAAAGGAAGCTCAAGAACTGTTAGCAGCTCATTGA
- the LOC130826556 gene encoding protein FAR1-RELATED SEQUENCE 1-like yields MKKLTDKVSIELRNDDEFLRRINRLVYNRDNEPHEFEDQLLKMMSDYEHANLRNNDWLNSMYDIREMWVPAYFRDLYMGGLFRTTSRSESENNFFNYFVNKFLTLVELQMRFQSAMDVQRYMMQTLDSKYKLYSAPLKTRIPLEKHASIVYTDVVFKDFQEQILSARDECGFEKNFFRDGKDVYRVVHFNTGTIFEVVYDAQTLYVDCCCKLFKRVGVLCKHVLWVLHAKGVKYIPEPYILKRWSKDASKTPVYHIDGTLLDGNNAMESRKGVLGDVWNEVHRCISLEEDGEDDLVELLHKMKLYSAELLEKNRGLEKTKRQELEKFLGCEAPKTITIQNPKQSSNKGKRKEKDPKQKDTEDEEEQRVTKQRQCKSCGKVAGHNSRTCPHKKK; encoded by the coding sequence ATGAAGAAACTAACTGATAAAGTTTCTATTGAGTTACGTAATGATGATGAGTTTTTAAGAAGAATTAATAGACTTGTATATAATAGGGATAATGAGCCCCATGAATTTGAAGATCAATTGTTAAAAATGATGTCGGATTATGAGCATGCTAATTTAAGAAATAATGACTGGTTGAATAGTATGTATGATATTAGAGAAATGTGGGTGCCCGCATATTTTAGAGATCTTTATATGGGTGGTTTGTTTAGAACAACATCTAGGTCGGAAAGTGAGaacaattttttcaattactttGTGAACAAATTTCTTACATTAGTTGAACTCCAAATGAGGTTTCAAAGTGCAATGGATGTTCAACGTTATATGATGCAAACACTAGATAGTAAATACAAGTTATATTCTGCACCTTTGAAGACTCGTATCCCTCTTGAAAAACATGCTTCTATTGTCTACACAGATgttgtttttaaggattttcaaGAACAAATTCTTAGCGCACGCGATGAGTGTGGTTTTGAAAAGAATTTCTTTAGAGATGGCAAGGATGTGTATCGTGTGGTACATTTCAACACTGGGACAATTTTTGAAGTTGTGTATGATGCACAAACATTGTATGTTGATTGCTGTTGTAAGTTATTCAAAAGAGTAGGAGTCTTATGTAAGCATGTATTATGGGTTTTGCATGCAAAAGGAGTTAAATATATACCAGAACCTTACATATTGAAAAGGTGGTCAAAAGATGCTAGTAAAACACCTGTCTATCATATTGATGGCACATTATTGGATGGTAATAATGCTATGGAATCTAGAAAAGGGGTTTTAGGAGATGTTTGGAATGAGGTACATCGATGCATTAGTTTGGAAGAAGATGGTGAGGATGATTTGGTTGAACTTTTGCACAAAATGAAGTTGTATTCAGCTGAACTTTTAGAAAAGAATCGTGGGCTTGAGAAGACAAAACGTCAAGAGTTAGAAAAGTTTTTGGGTTGTGAAGCTCCTAAAACAATTACAATTCAAAACCCTAAACAATCTTCAAACAAAGGCAAGAGGAAAGAAAAAGATCCAAAACAAAAGGAtactgaagatgaagaagagcaaaggGTGACCAAGCAAAGACAGTGTAAAAGTTGTGGCAAAGTTGCAGGTCACAATAGTCGTACGTGTccacataagaaaaaataa
- the LOC130826555 gene encoding protein FAR1-RELATED SEQUENCE 5-like produces the protein MTFDSLEEGVKFYETYAKACGFDIRSGTKKVYKGVVTSKYYLCNKQGMREQKLGALRRRLVTREDCYAKIVFQRTKEGKYWVFKFIEAHSHILASPISRQHLKGSSSLNSGQKRYIMNNLNLNKGPTSSYRMWKEQVGCYLKVGASLDNFKNFYRDLKCFINESDGQMFVEMFVKKKEISPSFFFDFEVDDTKSLSKAIWADGISRRNYSLFGDSISMDATYGTNKYNQIFVPFTGVDHHKKCVTFAVGLISREDVSSYTWLFESFLRAMNGKQPDSIITDQDPAIKIALPNVFDKSVHKFCC, from the coding sequence ATGACTTTTGATTCATTAGAAGAAGGGGTGAAATTCTATGAAACATATGCTAAGGCTTGTGGTTTTGACATTAGATCAGGGACTAAGAAAGTCTATAAAGGTGTTGTTACATCTAAATACTATTTGTGTAATAAACAAGGGATGAGGGAACAAAAATTAGGTGCATTAAGAAGAAGGCTTGTAACTCGTGAAGATTGTTATGCTAAAATTGTTTTTCAAAGGACTAAAGAGGGTaaatattgggtttttaagtttattgAAGCCCATAGCCACATTCTTGCCTCACCTATTTCTAGGCAACATTTAAAAGGGTCATCTAGTTTAAATAGTGGACAAAAAAGATACATTATGAACAATTTGAACTTGAATAAAGGTCCAACAAGTTCATATAGGATGTGGAAAGAACAAGTAGGATGTTATTTGAAAGTAGGTGCTTCACTTGATAACTTTAAAAACTTTTATAGGGATTTAAAGTGTTTTATTAATGAATCTGATGGGCAAATGTTTGTGGAAATGTTTGTTAAGAAGAAAGAAATCTcacctagttttttttttgattttgaggtTGATGATACTAAATCTCTATCGAAGGCAATTTGGGCTGATGGTATTAGTAGGAGAAACTATTCATTGTTTGGTGATTCGATATCTATGGATGCTACTTATGGTACTAACaagtataatcaaatttttgttccttTCACGGGTGTTGACCAtcacaaaaaatgtgttacttttgctGTCGGTCTTATTAGTAGGGAAGATGTATCTTCTTATACTTGGttatttgaatcttttttgAGGGCAATGAATGGAAAACAACCAGATTCCATTATAACAGACCAAGATCCAGCCATAAAAATTGCTCTACCCAATGTTTTTGACAAGTCTGTTCATAAATTCTGTTGTTAG